CCGCGAGGCCGGTGTTGACGCGGTCCCGGTCAAGCCCAAGACCGAGAGCTGAGTCGCACCGGGTGTCCCACCTGCGACTGCTGGTCCCGGCCGAGCTCAGCGCCGCCGTCCTGGCGCTGCTCGGCCGGTACCCCGGGGTCGCCCACCTGACCCAGGTGCGCGGCGCGTCGCTGGCCCCGGCCGGGGACCTGATCGAGCTGGACGTGGTCCGCGAGGCGGCCGACGAGCTGATCGAGGAGCTGCAGCAGCTCGGTCTGTCATCGGCCGGCGCCATCTGTGTGTCGCCGGTCGACCTCTCGTTGTCGGCTGGGTCGATCCGGGCCGAGCGGCAGGCACCGGGTAACTCCCCGGACTCGGTGATCTGGCAGCAGGTCGAGTCCCGCACCGGCACGGACTCCGCACTGTCCGGCACCTTCCTGGCCTTCCTGACCATCGCCGCCCTGCTGGCCGGGATCGGCGTCGTGCTGGACTCGCCGATCACCGTGGTCGGGGCGATGGTGGTCGGACCGGAATTCGGCCCGTTGGCGGCGATCTCGGTCGGGCTGATCCGGCGCCGCCCGCGGCTGGCCCGGCGGGGCTTCGTCACGCTGGCGGTCGGCTTCCCGGTGGCCATGCTGTTCACCGCGGGGGCGGCCTGGGTGGGGGCGAGGACCGGGCTGGTGAACGCGGGCGAGCTCGCGACCAACACGCAGACCGAGTTCATCTACAAGCCGGGTGTGCTGTCCCTGGTCGTGGCCCTGCTCGCCGGGGCGGCCGGCATGCTCAGCACCACCAGCGGCAAGTCGGCGGCGTTGGTCGGGGTGTTCATCTCCGTCACCACCGTCCCGGCGGCCGGGTACGCGGCGGTGGCCACCGTGTTCGGCGAATGGCACCAGGTCTGGGGCTCGGCCCTACAGCTGTTGATCAACCTGATCGGCATCGTGGTGGCCGGAGTGGTCACGTTGTTCGTCGTCCGCCGGTTCGACGTGTTCCGGGCCGCACGTCGCGGGCGCCGAGCGCGTTCCAAGTTGGAAACACGGCTTCCCTAGAGTTCAGCCGTTGCCGTGTGTCCGCCGACGCACTGCGGTGTTGCGCCCGCCTCGGCGCGAGTGGAAGAGCAGCTTCGTTACCGAGAGGAACTCCGTGGGCATCAAGGTCGCGCTGGAACACCGGACCACCTACAAGTTCGACCGGCTGGTCACCATCAACCCGCACGTCGTCCGTCTGCGTCCGGCGCCACACTCCCGCACCAAGATCGAGTCGTACTCCTTCACGGTGACCCCGGCCGATCATTTCCTGAACTGGCAGCAGGACCCGTTCGGCAACTTCCTGGCCCGGCTGGTGTTCCCGGAGCGCGCCACGGAGCTGTCGATCACCGTCGGCATCGTCGCCGACCTGCAGGTGTTCAACCCGTTCGACTTCTTCATCGAGGAGTACGCCGAGTTCTACGGGTTCCGTTACGCCCCTGACCTCATCGCCGACCTCGAGCCGTACCTGCGTCCGGTCGACGAGGCCGAACCCGGCAGCGGGCCCGGCGAGGTGGTGCGCAACTGGGTGGCCGGCCTGAACATCGCCCCGAAGACCCGCATGATCGACTTCCTGGTCCAGATCAACGCGGCCGTCCAGGGCGACGTGGGGTACTCCGTCCGGATGGAACCCGGTGTGCAGACCCCGGACCACACGCTGACCACGGCCATCGGTTCCTGCCGGGACTCGGCCTGGCTCCTGGTTTCCGTGCTGCGGCAGCTCGGCCTGGCCGCCCGCTTCGTCTCCGGCTACCTGGTCCAGCTCGCGTCGGACGTCCCGTCGCTGGACGGCCCGTCCGGACCGCCGGCCGACTTCACCGATCTGCACGCCTGGTGCGAGGTGTTCGTTCCGGGCGCCGGCTGGATCGGGCTGGACGCCACGTCGGGGCTGTTCGCCGGGGAGGGGCACATCCCGCTCTCGGCCACCCCGCACCCGTCCAGTGCGGCCGCCATCACCGGGACGACCGGCATCGCGCAGACCACCCTGGAGTACTCCAACACCGTCATCCGGGTGCACGAGGACCCCCGCGTGACGCTCCCGTACTCGCCCGACCAGTGGGCCGCGATCCAACAGCTGGGTACCGACGTCGACCGGCGGCTGGCCGAGGGCGACGTCCGGCTGACCATGGGCGGCGAGCCGACCTTCGTGTCGATCGACGACTTCGCGGCCCCCGAATGGACGGTCGCCGCTGACGGCCCGGCCAAGCGGGAACGAGCCGGCGTGCTGGCCAACCGGCTGGCCGAGATCTACGCCCGCGGCGGCCTGGTCCAGCGCAGCCAGGGCAAGTGGTACCCGGGTGAGCCGCTGCCCCGGTGGGCCATCTCGTTGTACTGGCGGACGGACGGCGTCCCGCTGTGGCGGCAACCGGCGCTGCTGGCCGATCCGTGGGCCAGGCCGGCCGGGACCGCCGCGGCGGATCCCTTGGCGCCCAAGGTGAAACTCCCGGCCCCGACCCCGGGGCAGGTCAGTGTCGCGCAGGCGTTCGCGCAGGCCGTCGCGTCCAGCTTCGGGCTGCCGGACTCGCAGGTGCGCCCGGCCTACGAGGACGCCGTGGCCCGGCTGGCCCAACAGGTGCGCCTGCCGGCCGGGGAACCGCCGGTCGACCTCGACCCGGACGCCGACGGGCCGGATCGGCGAGCCGAACTCGTCGCGGCCTTGGACGGTACGGTCCACCAGCCGACGGCCTTCGTGCTGCCGCTGTGCCGGGTCACCCCCGAGGGCGCCGACGACGAGGTGTGGGGAAGCCCGAACTGGTCGTTGCGCAGGGGCCGGATCGTGCTGCTGGCCGGTGATTCGCCGGCCGGTCTGCGGCTACCGCTGGACTCCGTGTCCTGGGTGCCGCCGGAACCCCCGGTCGAATCGGACCCGCTGCGCACCAAGGCCCCGCTCAACCCGGAGCCGCACCACGCGGTGGTGCTGGACGATCCGGCCGGGTTGCCGACGACCGCACTGGTCGTCGAGCAGCGGGGCGAGCACTTGTACGTGTTCCTCCCGCCGTTCGAGGAGCTGGACCCGTTCGTCGAACTGATCGGCCTCATCGAGGACGCGGCGCGCACCCTGCGGACCGCCGTTGTCATCGAGGGATACGCGCCGCCCCCGGACTCGCGGCTGACCAGCATGTCGGTGACCCCCGATCCGGGGGTCATCGAGGTCAACGTGCAGCCGACGTCCAGCTGGGCCCAGCAGGTGGAGCTGGCCACCACGTTGTACGAGCAGGCCCGGCAGACCCGCCTCGGCACCGAGACGTTCGCCGTCGACGGCGTGCACGGCGGTACCGGCGGGGGCAACCACATCACCCTCGGCGGCGTCACCCCGGCCGAGTCCCCGCTGCTCCGCCGCCCCGACCTGCTGGTCTCGCTGCTGACCTACTGGCAGCGCCATCCGAGCCTGTCGTACCTGTTCTCCGGACGGTTCATCGGCCCGACGTCACAGGCCCCCCGGGTCGACGAGGGCCGTCCGGAATCGGTGTACGAACTGGAGATCGCCTTCGCCGAGATCGAGCGCCAGACCGCGACGGACGGGACGTCGTCGCCGTGGATCATCGACCGGGCGCTGCGGCACCTGCTCACCGACCTCACCGGCAACACCCACCGGGCCGAGTTCTGCATCGACAAGCTCTACTCGCCCGACTCGGCGCGAGGCCGGCTCGGCCTGCTGGAGCTCCGCGGGTTCGAGATGCCGCCGCACGCCCAGATGTCGCTGGTGCAGGCGCTGCTGGTGCGCTCGCTGGTGGCCCGCTTCTGGGAGAGGCCGTTGAAGGCCCGGTTGATCCGGCACGGAGAGAACCTGCACGGGCGGCACCTGTTGCCGCACTTCGTCATCGCCGACATCGCGGCGGTCGCCGCCGACCTGCGCGATCACGGCATCGACTTCGCGACCAGCTGGTTCGATCCGTTCACCGAATTCCGGTTCCCCCGGATCGGCACGGTCAGCGTGGCCGGCGTCGGCATCGAGTTCCGGTCGGCCATCGAACCGTGGAACGTACTGGGGGAGGAAGCGACCGCCGGTGGCATGGCGCGCTACGTCGACTCGTCGGTGGAGCGGATGCAGGTGCTTCTGGACGGCGCCGACCGCGGCCGTCACGTGCTGACCTGCAACGGGTATCCGGTGCCGCTGATGGACACCGAGACCCCGGGCCGCCAGGTCGCCGGCATCCGGTACCGGGCCTGGCAGCCGCCCAGCGCCCTGCACCCGAGCATCGCCCCCCACGCCCCACTGGTGTTCGACCTGATCGACACCGACACCGGGGTCTCGCTGGGCGGCGCGACGTATCACGTCGTCCATCCGGGCGGGCGGTCCTACGACACCCCGCCGGTGAACGCCCTGGAGGCCGAGGCCCGCCGGACCAGTCGGTTCGAGGCGTCCGGCCACACCAGCGGCACGGTCGACGTTGCGCTGATCCGCGAGCGGGCGGCCCGGCTGGCGGTCGATCAAGCCCCCATCGGCCTCCTGGACCTGAGGCGGGCCACCGCCATCGGCCGGTGAACACGGTGGCGGACATCCGGTTCCGAACCGTCGGCGACGGCCCGTTCGGTGGGTCGACGCGGTCGGGGCGGCGCCGTCCGTGCGTCACAATCATCCCCGTGACCACCATCCCCGCGATCGCGTCTCTCGCCCGCGCCCCCGGGATGCGCCGCCGATGACGGCGGTCCTGCGGACCGGCGCCGAGTCGCTGGTCGAGCGCTACCTGAGCCGGTACGGGATGTTCGCGCCGGTCGATTCGGACACCCCGCGCCGGTACGACGAGATGACCGGGACCTCGGGCGTGCTCCTGCCCGGATGGGCCGAGATCGCCGGGGCCCTCGACTCGATCGGCCGGGACGGTCTGGCCGCCCTGACCGACCTGGTCGACCGCAAACTCGAGGACGACGGCGTCACGTACACGCCGGTCAGCGCCGGGCAGCAGGCGGCCACTCCACCGGACGCGGCCGCGGTCGCGCCGCAGCGGTGGGAGCTCGATCCGGTGCCGCTGCTGATCGACGCCGGCGACTGGGCCCGGCTGGAATCGGGCCTGCGGCAGCGGTCGGTGTTGCTCGACGCGCTGTTGACCGACATCTACTCCTCGCGCAGCGTGCTGACCGGCGGTCTGGTGCCGCCGGAGCTGATCTTCGAACACGACCACTACCTGCGTCAGGCCCACGGGATCAGGATTCCCGGGGCGCACCAGTTGTTCTTCCACGCGGTGGATGTGTGTCGCGGCCCGGAGGGCGCATTCCAGGCGCTGGGCGACCGGACCCAGGCTCCGAGCGGGGCCGGATACGCGATGGCCGACCGCCGGGTCGTCTCCCGGGTGCTGCCCGAGTTGTTCCGGCGCAGCGCCCCCCGAGGTTTGGGCAACTTCTTCCACAGCATCCTGGGGTCCCTGCAGGCCGTGGCCCCGACCGGCGCGGAGAACCCGCGGATCGTCGTGCTCAGCCCGGGGACCCACTCCGAGACGGCGTTCGACCAGGCGTTCCTGGCGTCGATGCTGGGCCTCCCGCTCGTGGAGAGCGCCGACCTGACCGTCCGCGGCGGGCGCCTGTGGATGCGGGCCCTCGGGCGGTACGAACCGGTGGACGTGGTGCTGCGGCGGGTCGACGCGAACTGGTCCGATCCGCTGGACCTGCGTCCGGATTCCCAACTCGGGGTGGTCGGGCTCACCGAGGCCTGCCGTCGCGGCACCGTCACCGTGGTGAACAGCCTCGGCAGCGGTGTCCTGGAGAACCCGGGGCTGTTGCCGTACCTGCCCGCGCTGGCCCGAGAGCTGCTCGGCGAAGACCTGAAACTGCAGTCGGTGCCGACCTTCTGGTGTGGTGAGGCAAGCGGCCTCTCCCACGTGCTGGCCCACCTGGACGACATGGTGCTGCGCCCCACCGGCGCCGGCGCATCGGTGGTGCCCTCCTTGCTCAGTCAGGGCGAGCAGGACGCCTGGCGAACCCGGCTGGCGGCGGAACCGACCCGCTGGGTGGGGCAGCAGCGGGCGACCTTCTCCGAGGCACCGGCGGTCGGCGCCGACGGGTTGGCGGCGCGACGCGTCGGGATGCGGCTGTTCACGGTGGCGCACCAGTCCGGGTACGTCGCCATGGCCGGTGGCCTGGGCCGGGTCGTCAGCGATGTGGCCTCGCCGCCCCGTGATCACACACCCGGGCCGTCCGTGGCCAAGGACATCTGGGTCCGGTCCGTCCGGGCCGAGCCGACGTCCGGCGCCGAACCGGTCAGCCGGCTGGACTCCGGCCCGCTGGTCGAACCGGTCGAGATGGCGGCCGCCGCGTCACCGCGGGTCCTGGAGGACCTGTTCTGGCTCGGCCGGTACGCCGAGCGGACCGAGGACCTGACGCGGCTGCTGATCACCGCCCGGGGCCTGGCCGACACGTTCCGGTTCCGTCCGTACGACGTCGGCGCCGGCTCGGTCCCGGTGCTCCTGACCGCGGTGACCGCTGTTTCGGCCGCCTATCCGGCACTGGCCCAGGGACAAGACCCGGCCTTCCGGCTGCGTCAGGTGGTGCTCGACGCCGCCACCCCGGGCACCGTGGCCCAGTCGCTGGCCGGACTGCAGGAGACGGCCCGCGCCGTTCGCGACCAATTGTCGGGCGACACCTGGATGGTGCTGGCCGGGGTCGACCGGGCCATCGCCGAACTGGCGGCGACACCGGACGACACCGGCGCCGTCCTGCAGTCCACGCACGCCGCGATCCTGTCCGGGATGCTCGCGCTGTCCGGTCTGGCCAGCGAGAACATGGTCCGCGACCCCGGTTGGCGCCTGATGGACATCGGCCGCCGGCTGGAGCGCGGCCAGCAACTGGCCGCCCTGCTCCGAACCACGCTGACCCGGGTGCACCCGGCCGACGTCGAGAGCATCGTCATCGAGTCGGTGCTGGCCGTGGCCGAGTCCGGGCTGACCTACCGCCGTCGCTACCGCGGCCGGGTCCAGGTCGGGACGGTGCTCGAGCTGCTGTTGCTCGACGCCGGCAATCCCCGTTCGCTGGCCTATCAGGTGAACGCGATCTCCGAGGACCTCAGGATGCTGCCGGAGGCCTCGGGTACCAGCCGACCCGAGCGGCTCACCGAAGAACTGGCGACCACGTTGCGGCGGGCCCGCCCAGCCCAGATGGACGACGTCGACGCCGCCGGCACCCGGCCCGAACTGGTTGATTTCCTGGCCCACGTGCACGACGCCCTGCGCAATCTGGCCGATGCCGTTGCGACGTCACATTTCTGGCGGTCCCGACCGATGTTGCCGCTCGGCCAGGAGATCCGCCCCGGGTACGGCCGATGAGCACGCACCGGCGATACCGCATCGAACATCGCACGGCTTACCACTACTCGGACACCGTCTCGGCGTCCTACGGGCGGGGCTATCTGCGTCCGCGGGAGCTGCCGTGGCAGGACTGCGAGCAGTACAGCCTGGTGATCGAACCGACGCCGTCCGACGCCGCCGACTCCACCGATGTCTACGGCAACGTGGACAGCTACTTCCACGTCACCAGTTCGCACACCGACCTGGTGGTCACCGGAGTGTCGGTGGTGCAGGTACGACGGCCCGAACTCGACCTGGCCGCGGCCGCCCGTCCATGGGAGGAGGCGCAGGTCGGTGCCGTCGATGCCGAAGGGGTCGAATTCCTGCTGGCCTCGCCGTACATCCAGATCACCGACGAGGTCCGGGAGTACGCGGCCGTCAGCTTCACCCCCGGCCGGCCGGCCGGGGAGTCTCTCCTGGACCTGGTGCACCGCATCCACGCGGACTTCCGGTACCGGTCCGGGGCGACGACCGTCGGCACCCCGATCCCGAGGATCCTGGCCGAGCGGGAGGGCGTCTGTCAGGACTTCGCCCACCTGGTCGTGGCCTGCGCCCGGGCCCACCGGGTGCCGGCCCGCTACGTCTCCGGATACCTGGCGACCGACCCGCCGCCCGGCCGGGAGCGGATGGTCGGGGTGGACGCCAGCCACGCGTGGGCGGCGGTGCGCCTGCCCGGTGGCCACTGGCTGGCCGTCGATCCGACCAACGATCAGCTGGTCGACGAGCGATACACCACGGTCGCCTGGGGCCGGGACTACGGTGACGTCCCGCCCCTGCGAGGAGTGATCTTCACCGATGCCGAAACCAGCACCATGAAGGTCGCGGTGGACGTCGCGCCGCTGTGAGGGTGTGGCCTGCACGGCAATCGGGTTTGGCCGGCCGGATCACGGGAATCGTGCTGACGCGCGATCTGCGGGCGGGCCACTAGGGTTTCGTCCGGACGCGCCCGAGCATCGCCTGAACCGAACCGATGAAGCCGACCGCCTGGGCCGGAGATGGATGGACACCACCACATGCGCGACTTCCTGTGCCCCAACTGCGGCCAGCGGCTGGCCTTCGAGAACTCCGTCTGCCTGAACTGCGGCAGCAACCTGGGCTTCGACCTCGACGCCCGGGACTTCGTACTGGTCGGCCCCAGCGGCCTGACCGGCGAACAACCGCCTCGCCGGATGTGCGCCAACCTGAACATCGCGTCCTGCAACTGGGTCGTGCCCATGGACGCGCCGACCGGATTGTGCCGCTCGTGCGCACTCACCCGGACCCGCCCGTCCGACGCCGACCTGGTGGCTCTGCCGGAGTTCGCCGCGGCCGAGGCGGCCAAGCGTCGACTGGTCGTCGAACTGGTGGAACTCGGCCTGCCGATCAACGGCCGGGACGTCGACCCGGAGTTCGGGTTGTGCTTCGACCTGCTCTCCAGCGAGCACGAGCAGGTGATGACCGGCCACGACAACGGCGTCATCACCCTCGACCTGGCCGAGAGCGACGACGTGCACCGGGAGCAGCTCCGGGTGTCGATGGACGAGCCGTACCGCACCCTGCTCGGACACTTCCGGCACGAGATCGGGCACTACTACTTCTCGGTCCTGGCCGAGCAGTGGCCGACCCGCGGCGAGTTCCAGACGCTGTTCGGTGACCCGGACGCCGACTACCAGCAGGCGCTTGACCGCCACTACTCGCAGGGCGCCCCGCCCGGATGGGAGGACACCTACGTCTCGTCCTACGCCACCATGCACCCGGCCGAGGACTGGGCCGAGACCTTCGCCCACTACCTGCACATCCGCGACACCATCGACACCGCAGCCGCTTTCGGTATCGCCCCGGCCGGCGCGACGGTGGACCGGCCGCTGGCCGGCGACGCCGGGTTCGATCGCATCATCGAGCTGTGGCTGCCGCTGTCGTGGTCGCTGAACATGATCAACCGGTCGATGGGGCACCAGGACCTCTACCCGTTCGTGCTGCCGCCGGCCGTGCTGCGCAAGATGCGTCTGGTGCACAAGCTGGTGGCGGCCGCGTAGGACCGGCCGGTGGTGTCGCGCCCGTCCGGAGGACGTGGGTCAGGCGCGGCCCGGCCGGACTGCGAGTTGCCGCACCGCCGGCAGCGCGATGCCCAGGTCGGTGATGCGGCCGGTGAGCGGATCGACCGCCGCGATCCGTCCCTCGTCGGTGGCGATGAACAGCCACCGGCCGTCGGGGGAGAACACCATTCGGGTCGCGTCGGGAATGCCGAGTGACCGCGGCAGGGTGGTGCGCGTCCCGTCGCCGAGGTCGAGCAGGGTCAGCTCCATCGACGAGGAGGTATCCGCCCCCGGGGTCACCATCACCGCGCGACGGTTGTCGGGCGAGACCAGGCCGGCACCCATCGAGCTGGCCACGGCGTGAGCCAGCGCCTTTCGTCGAGAGGTCATCCGGTCAACGACCGAGGTGACGCACGAGACGTCCGGATCGCACTTCGTGACCACCATCGTTCGGGCGTTGATCGCGTCCAGGGTGCCGCCGGTCAGCAGCCGGGTCCTCGACGTGCCGCCCAGGAAGACGCCGCGCTCGCCGGAGAAGAACAGAATCTGCCCGGCACCGTCCGATGCGGCGCTGACCACCGAACTGTCGGCCGGGGCAGCGGCCGTGACAGCCGACGGGTGACCGGCCCAGTCGGTCAGCGTCAACGCGCCGGAGCCGCGTCGGGCCTGCGTCCACAGATGATCGCGGTCCGGTCCGGGCAGGGCCGGGCCCCCCACGGCCAACACTCCGGGGAGCGCCCGGGCCGGTGCGCCGTCCGGGACCTCGTATCCGGGCACGTAGTCCAGCGGACGGACGATCACCCCCTCCGGCCCGGCGAGGAAGCTGACCGGACCGGAACTGGCCAGCGACGGAACGCCGGTCCTGGTCACCCGGCCGCGGGCCGCCTCGATCCGGATGACGCTGTCGTCGCTCCGCGCGAACAGCTCCCATCCGGCCGTGACCCCGAGGACGGAGTGGTGCAGGTCCACGACGACCGGTGCCGGGCCGGCCGCTCGGGTCACCAGCGGGACCGAGGTGGCACCAACGGGTCCGCGGGTCTGGGGGCTGGACCGCGTGGTCGGAACCACCTTGGGCACCGGGATGGACAGCGGGGTGCGGGGATGCAGCACGACCGCGACGACGATCACCCCCACCAGCCCGAGCCCCAGCAGTGGCCACCAGCGGGTCAGGGGTGGCCGCCCGTCTCTCGTACCGCCGCCGGTTTCGCCCACGGGCCGATGATCCGTCCTGGGCCCGGTGTTGTCACCCGGGGATCCTGGTGGCTCGCCGCAGACGGGACCTTTGCCTCTGCCGGTCCGGACCGGTGCCCGGTGAGAATCGGACGTGCGGGCTCCGGCCACGCCCGGTCCAGGTGCGGCGGCCGTGGACGTTCCAGCGCAGGACACCTTCTCGAGCGGAGGAAGCATGGGAGACGAGGCGGTGGTCCGGACGGCCGCCCTGAGCAAATCGTTCAAGGGCACCGTCGCCCTGCGGGACGTCGACCTGACCATCGAGCGAGGGGAGATCTTCGGCTACCTGGGACCCAACGGGGCGGGTAAGACCACGACCCTGAGGCTGCTGATGGGCATGTTGCGGCCGACCAGCGGGCGCGCCACCGTGCTGGGCCAGGATGCCTGGCAGCACGCCGTCGACGTGCATCGCCGGGTCGGCTACCTCCCCGGTGAGCCCGCCCTGTACGGCAAACTGACCGGGCACCAGCACGTGTCCTACTTCGGCCATCTGCGCCGGGACCCGGACAACAAGTCGGCCGCCCGACTGGCTGCCCGGCTCGACCTGGAGCTGGATCGACCGGCCCGGGAACTGTCGAAGGGCAACCGGCAGAAACTGGCCCTGGTGCTGGCGATGATGTCCGGCCCCGAACTGTTGATCCTGGACGAACCCACGAGCGGGCTCGACCCGATCGTGCAGCAGGAGTTCCACACCCTCCTGCGGGAGCACACCGAGGCCGGCGGCAGTGTGCTGCTCTCCTCCCACGTGCTGGGCGAGGTGCAGCGGGTGGCCGACCGGATCGGGGTGGTCCGCGCGGGCCGGTTGATCGCCGTCGAGCGGATGGCCGATCTCCGGGTGAAGTCGCTGCATCACGTGGCCGCCCGGTTCACCGACGAGGTAGGCGCGGAGGAGTTCAGCTCGGTGGACGGCGTCCGGGACCTGGTGGTGGCCGGCCCGGCGATGACCTGCATGGCCACTCAATCGGCGCTCGACGGGCTGCTCCGACAGGTCACCCGGCACCGGGTGGTCGACCTGGACTGCGCCGAGGCCGATCTGGAGGAGACCTTCCTGGCCTACTACGGAGGTGGCGATCACGATGCCACTTGAGGGGACCGTGCTGCGCAACGTCACCGCCAAGACGCTGTACGACCAGCGCCGCAGCCTGCTCGCCTGGGCCGTGTCGCTGGTGTTGCTCATTGCCATGTACATCGCCATCTGGCCGAGCATCCGCGACCAGCCGGCCATGACCGACTTCCTCAACAACATGCCGAAGGCCATGCGCTCGCTGTTCGCGATGTCCGGCGCCGACATGAGCACCCCGATCGGCTACCTCAAGGTCGAGGTGCTCTCCCTGATGGGGCCGCTGCTCGTCCTGATCTACGCGATCACCGCCGGATCGGCATCGGTCGCCGGTGAGGAGGACCGGCACACGCTGGATCTGCTGATGGCCAACCCGATCAGCCGCACGCGTCTGGTGCTGGACAAGGCGGCCGCCATGATCGCCGGAACTTTGCTGCTGGCCGGGGTCATCGCGGCCGCTCTGCTCGTCGAGAGCCCGCTGGCGGGCATGACCCTGCCGGCCGGCCGGATCATCGCCGCGATGATCCACCTGGCCCTGCTGGCCATGGTGTTCGGATCCCTGGCGTTGGCCGTCGGCGCGACCACCGGCCACGTCGTCGCCAGCCGGGCCGTGCCCGCGGTGACGGCCGTGATCGCTTACATCGTCAACGGTCTCGGCCCGCAGGTGTCCTGGCTTGCCCCCTTCCAGAAGTTCTCGCCGTTCTACCAGTACTCCGGGCACGACCCGTTGATCAACGGTCTGTCCTGGCCGGCGGTACTGGTGGCGGTCGGCACCGTCGCCGTCCTGACCGCACTGGGCGTGGCTGGGTTCCGCCGCCGAGATGTGGCGGCCTGAGCCGACCCGGCCCGGAGTCCGTTTTCCGGCCGGGCGGGCCCGGGCGTTCGGGGACCTTCGGCTCTGGGCCGGCCGGCCGGCTTCTCGCAGGATCGGCAGCGTCATCGCGTCGAGCGTCGTCCGTCGAAAGGTCTCGTCATGAGCTACCAGAAACCGAACCCACTCACCCGCTGGGTCGTCAATCCGCTGATCAACCTGACGCACGCCGGGGGAGCGGAGACCCTGACCGTGGTCGGCCGTCGTAGCGGACGCTCCCGCGACGTGCCGGTGATCCCGGTGCGGGTCGGCGAGTCCCGCTACCTGGTCTGCCCCTACGGCCAGACCGACTGGGTGCGCAACCTGCGGGCCGCCGGCCGGGGCGAACTCCGCGGCCACGGCGTCGCCGAGCCCTTCGTCGCATCGGAAGTGCCGGTCGCGGAGCGGGCGCCGGTGATCGATGCCTACCGCGCCGTCGCCGGCCGGGTGGTGGAACCCCTCTTCCGCGACCTCCCGGATCCGGCCGACCACCCCGTGTTCCGGATCGAACCGGTGAACGCGCCGACCTGAGTCGAGGCCACCCGGTAGCTGGCGGCTTCTCTACCACCCGGGACGCTCAGCGATCTGTGACCGCGGGCGACGGTCCCGGATGCGTCGGCCCGGAGCCGGCGGCCCGGGTGCGGACGGCACCGGGTGGTCGGTGCTGCCCGGTAGCCTCGCGTCGTGACCGATATCGAACCAGGGCTGTTCGGCCCCGAGGCCGGACCGTCCCCGGCCCGCGGGGCCGGCATCGACCCGATCGCGTCGGTCCGCCCACCCGATCGGTTCGACCCGCAGGCGCCGCTGGCCGTGCGCATGCGGCCGCGCACCCTGGACGAGGTCGTCGGCCAGACGCATCTGCTCGGCCCGGGCGCCCCGCTGCGCCGGCTGGTCGAGGGCGGCTCGCCGTCGTCCATGCTGCTGTACGGCCCGCCCGGGACCGGCAAGACCACGATGGCGACCCTGGTCGCCGGGGCCACCGGGCGGCAGTTCGCGCAGTTGTCCGCGCTCAATGCGGGCGTCAAGGAAGTCCGGCAGGTGATCACCGACGCGGCCGCCGCCCTCCGTCGCACCGGTGAGCAGACCGT
This window of the Nakamurella panacisegetis genome carries:
- a CDS encoding transglutaminase family protein: MSTHRRYRIEHRTAYHYSDTVSASYGRGYLRPRELPWQDCEQYSLVIEPTPSDAADSTDVYGNVDSYFHVTSSHTDLVVTGVSVVQVRRPELDLAAAARPWEEAQVGAVDAEGVEFLLASPYIQITDEVREYAAVSFTPGRPAGESLLDLVHRIHADFRYRSGATTVGTPIPRILAEREGVCQDFAHLVVACARAHRVPARYVSGYLATDPPPGRERMVGVDASHAWAAVRLPGGHWLAVDPTNDQLVDERYTTVAWGRDYGDVPPLRGVIFTDAETSTMKVAVDVAPL
- a CDS encoding zinc-binding metallopeptidase family protein — translated: MRDFLCPNCGQRLAFENSVCLNCGSNLGFDLDARDFVLVGPSGLTGEQPPRRMCANLNIASCNWVVPMDAPTGLCRSCALTRTRPSDADLVALPEFAAAEAAKRRLVVELVELGLPINGRDVDPEFGLCFDLLSSEHEQVMTGHDNGVITLDLAESDDVHREQLRVSMDEPYRTLLGHFRHEIGHYYFSVLAEQWPTRGEFQTLFGDPDADYQQALDRHYSQGAPPGWEDTYVSSYATMHPAEDWAETFAHYLHIRDTIDTAAAFGIAPAGATVDRPLAGDAGFDRIIELWLPLSWSLNMINRSMGHQDLYPFVLPPAVLRKMRLVHKLVAAA
- a CDS encoding ABC transporter ATP-binding protein — protein: MGDEAVVRTAALSKSFKGTVALRDVDLTIERGEIFGYLGPNGAGKTTTLRLLMGMLRPTSGRATVLGQDAWQHAVDVHRRVGYLPGEPALYGKLTGHQHVSYFGHLRRDPDNKSAARLAARLDLELDRPARELSKGNRQKLALVLAMMSGPELLILDEPTSGLDPIVQQEFHTLLREHTEAGGSVLLSSHVLGEVQRVADRIGVVRAGRLIAVERMADLRVKSLHHVAARFTDEVGAEEFSSVDGVRDLVVAGPAMTCMATQSALDGLLRQVTRHRVVDLDCAEADLEETFLAYYGGGDHDAT
- a CDS encoding ABC transporter permease subunit, which gives rise to MLRNVTAKTLYDQRRSLLAWAVSLVLLIAMYIAIWPSIRDQPAMTDFLNNMPKAMRSLFAMSGADMSTPIGYLKVEVLSLMGPLLVLIYAITAGSASVAGEEDRHTLDLLMANPISRTRLVLDKAAAMIAGTLLLAGVIAAALLVESPLAGMTLPAGRIIAAMIHLALLAMVFGSLALAVGATTGHVVASRAVPAVTAVIAYIVNGLGPQVSWLAPFQKFSPFYQYSGHDPLINGLSWPAVLVAVGTVAVLTALGVAGFRRRDVAA
- a CDS encoding nitroreductase/quinone reductase family protein, encoding MSYQKPNPLTRWVVNPLINLTHAGGAETLTVVGRRSGRSRDVPVIPVRVGESRYLVCPYGQTDWVRNLRAAGRGELRGHGVAEPFVASEVPVAERAPVIDAYRAVAGRVVEPLFRDLPDPADHPVFRIEPVNAPT